GACGCGGAGGAATCGGCGATGGACATGGGCAATCGAAACGGACGGGCGCGCCAGGCGCGGGCGCCTGGCAGGCGCGCGAAGCGCCGCGAGTATGGCGGCCAGGCAGACCGCCGCGGGGGCCTGGTTCGGTGTGATTTGGTAACCCGCGCCCGCGGCCTGCCCCGGGGCGCGGGCCGTGCCGCGCCGGGCAAATGTGACAATCGAAACCCCTCGACACGGCAGGCCCCGCCCGGTGGCGCGACCTGCTCCGATCGCGTGAGCACTTTTGCATGACAGACGCTTTCTCCCGCACCGTGAGCCTGATCGGCGTGCCCACCGACGTGGGCGCGGGCGCGCGCGGCGCGTCCATGGGCCCCGAGGCCCTGCGCGTCGCCGGCCTGGCCGAGGTGCTGCAGGCCCAGGGCCTGCGCGTGCACGACCGCGGCAACCTCGCGGGCCCATCCAACCCCTGGCAGCCGCCCGAGAACGGCTACCGCCACTTCGAGGCCGTGAAGGCCTGGAACGAGGCGCTGCACGGCGCGGTGTTCGACGAACTGCAGCAGGCCCGCCTGCCCGTCGTGCTCGGCGGCGACCACTGCCTGGGCCTGGGCTCGATCAGCGCCGTGGCGCGCCACTGCCGCGCCAGCGGCAAGAAGCTGCGCGTGCTCTGGCTCGACGCCCACGCCGACTTCAACACCGCCGAGCTCACGCCCAGCGGCAACATCCACGGCATGCCCGTGGCCTTGCTGTGCGGCCTGGGCCCGGCCGCGCTCACGGGCATCGGCGGCACCACGCCGGCGGTGCGGCCCGATCAGATCCGCCAGATCGGCATCCGCAGCGTGGACCCGGGCGAGAAGCGCCTGGTGCACGAGCACGGGCTGGAGGTGTTCGACATGCGCTACATCGACGAGATGGGCATGCGCCACACCATGGA
This is a stretch of genomic DNA from Hydrogenophaga crocea. It encodes these proteins:
- the rocF gene encoding arginase, which codes for MTDAFSRTVSLIGVPTDVGAGARGASMGPEALRVAGLAEVLQAQGLRVHDRGNLAGPSNPWQPPENGYRHFEAVKAWNEALHGAVFDELQQARLPVVLGGDHCLGLGSISAVARHCRASGKKLRVLWLDAHADFNTAELTPSGNIHGMPVALLCGLGPAALTGIGGTTPAVRPDQIRQIGIRSVDPGEKRLVHEHGLEVFDMRYIDEMGMRHTMEQALLGVDDNTHLHVSFDVDFLDPEVAPGVGTTVRGGPTDREAQLCMEMIADTGRLASLDVMELNPALDVRNRTAEVAVDLIESLFGKSTLMRKTAPRA